The region CCTGGGATCTCATTGCCGTCCTTATCGACCAGCTTGCCGGTCTCATCCCCCTTCGGGTTGTCGATCTTGCCAACGGTGTGCTCGCCACCGTTAGCCGGAACCGTGGAGTTAGCACCGTCCGTGTTAATCGACGGCGCCGAAGGCGTAGCGTCCGGGTTCTTGATCTCGACCTTAATGGTGTCAATCACCTTGCCGTCCTTGTCCTTGACAACAACAGTGATCTTGTCACCCGGCTTCGCATCCTTAGACGGAGTGACCTTGATACCACCGTCCGGCTCGATCTCAGCAGTACCCGGACCCTCGGTCTCAACCGTAGCGCCCTCAGGAACATCACCGGAACCATCCTTCTTCGGGACAGTCACATCCTTACCCGGCGTAGTCGAAGCATCATCCCAATCCGGATTCTTCGGAGCAGGAGCCTCCTCCTTGATCTCGACCTTAATGGTGTCAATCACCTTGCCGTCCTTGTCCTTGACAACAACAGTGATCTTGTCACCCGGCTTCGCATCCTTAGACGGAGTGACCTTGATACCACCGTCCGGCTCGATCTCAGCAGTACCCGGACCCTCGGTCTCAACCGTAGCGCCCTCAGGAACATCACCGGAACCATCCTTCTTCGGGACAGTCACATCCTTACCCGGCGTAGTCGAAGCATCATCCCAATCCGGATTCTTCGGAGCAGGAGCCTCCTCCTTGATCTCGACCTTAATGGTGTCAATCACCTTGCCGTCCTTGTCCTTGACAACAACAGTGATCTTGTCACCCGGCTTCGCATCCTTAGACGGAGTGACCTTGATACCACCGTCCGGCTCGATCTCAGCAGTACCCGGACCCTCGGTCTCAACCGTAGCGCCCTCAGGAACATCACCGGAACCATCCTTCTTCGGGACAGTCACATCCTTACCCGGCGTAGTCGAAGCATCATCCCAATCCGGATTCTTCGGAGCAGGAGCCTCCTCCTTGATCTCGACCTTAATGGTGTCAATCACCTTGCCGTCCTTGTCCTTGACAACAACAGTGATCTTGTCACCCGGCTTCGCATCCTTAGACGGAGTGACCTTGATACCACCGTCCGGCTCGATCTCAGCAGTACCCGGACCCTCGGTCTCAACCGTAGCGCCCTCAGGAACATCACCGGAACCATCCTTCTTCGGGACAGTCACATCCTTACCCGGCGTAGTCGAAGCATCATCCCAATCCGGATTCTTCGGAGCAGGAGCCTCCTCCTTGATCTCGACCTTAATGGTGTCAATCACCTTGCCGTCCTTGTCCTTGACAACAACAGTGATCTTGTCACCCGGCTTCGCATCCTTAGACGGAGTGACCTTGATACCACCGTCCGGCTCGATCTCAGCAGTACCCGGACCCTCGGTCTCAACCGTAGCGCCCTCAGGAACATCACCGGAACCATCCTTCTTCGGGACAGTCACATCCTTACCCGGCGTAGTCGAAGCATCATCCCAATCCGGATTCTTCGGAGCAGGAGCCTCCTCCTTGATCTCGACCTTAATGGTGTCAATCACCTTGCCGTCCTTGTCCTTGACAACAACAGTGATCTTGTCACCCGGCTTCGCATCCTTAGACGGAGTGACCTTGATACCACCGTCCGGCTCGATCTCAGCAGTACCCGGACCCTCGGTCTCAACCGTAGCGCCCTCAGGAACATCACCGGAACCATCCTTCTTCGGGACAGTCACATCCTTACCCGGCGTAGTCGAAGCATCATCCCAATCCGGATTCTTCGGAGCAGGAGCCTCCTCCTTGATCTCGACCTTAATGGTGTCAATCACCTTGCCGTCCTTGTCCTTGACAACAACAGTGATCTTGTCACCCGGCTTCGCATCCTTAGACGGAGTGACCTTGATACCACCGTCCGGCTCGATCTCAGCAGTACCCGGACCCTCGGTCTCAACCGTAGCGCCCTCAGGAACATCACCGGAACCATCCTTCTTCGGGACAGTCACATCCTTACCCGGCGTAGTCGAAGCATCATCCCAATCCGGATTCTTCGGAGCAGGAGCCTCCGGTTTCTTGACCGTAACCTTTGCGGTAATCGTCTCACGAGACCCATCCGGATACGTCACTAAGACTGGAATGGTGTACTCGCCGACCTCTGCGTCTTCAGGTGGCGTGACCTCAATCTTTCCGTCCGGCGCAACAGTGACCCAGTCAGGTGTATCGATCTGCTTGCCATTCGGATCGGTCACCTGAGTGACCTGCTTGAACGAAGTACCCTCAGGAAGATCCTTACCATCCTTGTCCTGCGGAGCTGCCACTGTCGTGGTCTCTCCCACCTTCGCCTCAGCATCCTTGTACTGCGGCTCAAATTCACCGTTCTGGCGAACCTTGTCAACAGCAATGAAAGAGTCCTGAGCAATCACGACGCCGTAAGCGTTGACCAGCTGTGCTACGTACGTGCCGGGTTCCGCAAAGTCTGTGGGAGCCAGGTCACAGTTCTTAGCATCTGCCAGGGTGTTGACTGGGCAATCTTCACCGATCTGCTTGCCGTCCGGACCGTGCCAAACGATCTTGTTGTCACCAGAGAACGGCAGCTCACCTGTCAGCTTGATCTTCGCAGGCTCTAGGTTGTTGATGCCTTCTGGAAGATCTGCCGGGTTGAGGTAGGAATCATAATTTACGATATCCAAGGTCGTGATGTCGGCCTGAACATCAGCGAAGTTGATGTTGTACCAACGGTTTCCGGCGTAGCTCGGAATACCAACTGCGCCACCCCAGTTCGGGTTCTCACCCGAGTTACCGTTTACCTTCTGGAAGACCGGCGTGGGGAAGCCACTGAAGGAGTTCAGGACCTTGCCGTCCTTCTCAGCCCAAAGGTAGGTGTACTTATTCATGCGGTCGCCGACATCGTCACCCATACGGATGGTGTAACGGCCTTCCGCATCGGTTTCAGCACCAACGGTCTTCAGGATTGGCTCCTTGCCGTTCGCACGCATGTTTTCGATCATGCTCTTGGTTGCGGCAGCCTGCTCACGGTACGGCTTGTCACCAATGGCAAGTCGCTCGTATTCCGCAATACCCTCGTCGGAAAGAACAGAGGCGTAGACCTTAGCCCCCTCCATCGGCTGATCGCCCTTCCACTCGTAAAGCGGACCAGTCTCGTCACGGTCAGGACCACCTTGTGCATCGCGCCAAACACGGCCGTAGTAGGAATAACGTGGTGCCTCCGTTCCTTCAGGCTTGTGCCAGCCCTCCTCATCCATGGAGAAGTTCGGGCTCATCATGTAGGAGTTCTCCTCAGCGCTCGGAGCACGCTCTTCCAAGAAGATGCCGGTTCGTTGCATATTGTTACCCTCGAGGTAGAACGCACCGTTCGCGGAGCCCTGTACTACAGACGCCCACGCGCCTGGGACACCGCCACCAGCCTGGCGCACATAGGCCAGATCATTACCGGTTTCCTCGTTCTTCAGAGGGGAGTCAACCCAAATGCGGTACTCCTGACCCCTAAGCGCGCGGAAGAGGTGTGGCTTACCGTTCACATCGACGAACGAGTACTCACCGCCTGGGACTTCACTATCCGGGTGGGAAAGTACATTGCCCTCCCCATCCCGAGCACGAAGATCAAAGACATAGTTACCTGACGTGTCACCAAGCTGGTGCGACTTCGTGGTAAAGATCGGGGAAATCGTGCCATCACGGTCCTTGAACTGCATGTAAATCGTGGCGTCGTTGATACCCATGGTCCCCTTCAAAGAAGACGATGCAGTCACCTCTTTGAGGCCAATAAGACCAGACAGGGTTGCGAAAGCGTTCGTCATTCCAGTTCTGTTCGTGACGTATCCATTCGCGATGCCGTCCGCTTCAATCAACTTTGTTGGGTCTGTCGGCGGGGTGGCTACAACAGTTCCCGACGTTTCAGCATGCGCAGCCGGACCAGTCTGCGGTACTACAGCTGTCTGAACTGCCGGTGCAACCAACGCAAACGACAATGCGGCCGCGGCAATCGAGGTGCCTCGACGCGCCTTATATGAGTTTCGCATAGAAATTCCTTCCATAGATGCAAACAGATTGACTTCCAGCTGTCCGACCAAAAGCCACTCGTCGTAAATTGTATCAATCCATACAGGCCACAGATTACGTACAGTTGTTTTCTAATTTTGCAGGCCATAGACTTACAAACGTCGATTTTCGGCCTTCATATAGCCCATTTTTGAGTCAGTTAGTACATTTTTGTACATCTAAATACATACCCCCCCCCCCCGAAACGTCATCACACCTGGTTTCTAGCCCAAAATTACATATGTGGCGTACCTCTTCCCCAAATAGCCCAATTCATAAAATAAATAAGCTGTGGCCCGTTACACATTCGATAACGGGCCACAGCTATAGCTTTTCTTAACAGACCTTCAGGCTTGCTTCACGCAACCTGGCCCCCTACTCGGGGGTGTAAGCGGGTCGCGCGGCAACTTCCTACTTTGTCAGCTTGCCATCCTTCGTGGTGGACTCCGACGACAGCTTCGTCGTCTTACCGGACGACCCCTTCAGCTCCAGGTCCTTCACAGAGGAGCTTGGGCCGCCGGGCTTGCAGGCGTCGTAAATGAACGTGCCTGCCAGGACACCAGCAGCGATCAGCGCGATGCCTGCGACAACCATGCCGAGGTCCGCACCGACGGTGCGCAGCTGCGCGTTAATACGCTCAGCCTGGCGTGCCATCTCCGGGTTGAAGATGCCAGCCTGCTGCTGGATGCGGGTGTTCGCAGCTTGCAACTGCGCCTCTACCTGACCAGCGAGGTCACTCAGAACCGGGATCTGAATCTGGGAAGCCAGACCCAGCGGCAGCAGCGCGATCAGCGGCAGACCGAAGCCCACAGCGGATGCTGCACAGGCACCAGCGTTGACCTTGCCAGCAACCGTGACGGTCTCCGCCTTGTTGCCGTGGCCGTCCCTCACGTTGATCTTGTCACCCTGCTTGAGCTCGACGCCCTTTGGCAGGTTCACGGACCAGTTGCCGTTCGCGTCGGTCGTGGTCTCAAGTTCCTTGCCGTTGGGCAAGGTGACGATGATTGTCTCGTTCGGGCGGTCGCCCTTACCGGAGATCTTCGTGTCACCGGCCGTAATCGGGTTTACCGTCGGCGCGGTGGTGTCTGGCTTCTCGCCGTCGTTCGCAGGGTCGGAGCCAGCCTTGACCTCAGCTTCATTCGTGACGCCGTCGCCATCGAAGTCACCTTCCGGATCCAGCAGCGACTTGCCGTCCTTGCCGATCAGGTCGAAGTTGGCGGTCGCGCTGTTCGTCGAGTCGTCTTCGTAGGTGAAGTCAACCTCGACAGCCGGGCGGGCGAACGGTTTGAACGTCTCGAAGAACTTATCCCAACGCTTCTCGACGTCAGAGCTCTTGAGTTCCGGCAGCTTCGCCTTGAACTCGTCAGAAACATCCTTCATCGACGGCGCCTTCGCTGTGAGCACGCCGTTTTCCTGCGGGGTGAACGCCCACTTCTCAGCACCCTCAGGCTTCTTCACCTCAGCACTCTTCACCGGAGCCTTGGTACCGAACGGGTCGTTGGTGTTCTTCTCACCATCAACCGGAACGCCCGTGACCTTGTCGTACTCCGGCACGAAACGCTCAGCGTCGGTGCCGACAGTGATGGTCGTCTGCACCTCGTCGGTAGAGCCGTCCGGGTAGGTCACAACAACAGTGACGTCGTAGACGCCCGGCTTCGAGGTGTCCGGGTTCTCCTTGTACTTAAACGACGTGCCCTTTGGCAGGCTGTCCGCGTCCTTGATGTTGCCCTTCGCGTCCGGGGTGCCGCCGGTCTTGACCTTCTGGTCTTGGCCCTGCGGGTCGTTCTTGTCGGCGTCGGTCGCGTTCTTCTGCACCTTGACGTTAGCGTTGACCTTGTCGGTGGTGCCATCCGGGTAAGTGGCGACGATGGTCACCGGCTTGTCACCCTCAGTGGAGGTGTCCGGTGTCTTTTCGTACTCGAAGGTCGTGCCCTCCGGCAGCTCGTCGATGTTGGTGACGTGATCCTTTGCCTCAGGGACCTCATTCGGCGCGACGGTCTTGTCCTGGACTTGCGGCTCGTAGGTGTCGGCGTCCGACTTCTTCGGCTGCTGCGGCTTCGGCTCCTCCTTCTTCGGATCCTCCACCTTCACGGTGGCCTGCACCTCGTCGGTGGAACCATCCGGGTAGGTCACGATAACCGTGACCGGCTTATCACCAGCGGTAGAGGTGTCCGGATCTTCCTTGTACTTGAACGTCGTGCCCTTCGGCAGCTTGTCCGCGTCCTTGACGTTGTCTTTCGGTTCCGGCCTCTTGCCGGTTTCAACCGTCTGGTCCTGGCCCTGCGGATCATGTTGGTCAGCCTGCGTGACCTTATCCTGAACAACGACCTTGGCCTCAACCTCGTCGGTGGAACCATCCGGGTAGGTCACGATGACGGTGACCGGCTTGTCACCAGCGGTAGAGGTGTCCGGATCTTCCTTGTACTTGAACGTCGTGCCCTTCGGCAGCTTGTCCGCATCCTTGACGTTGTCTTTCGGTTCCGGCTTCTTGCCGGTTTCAACCGTCTGGTCCTTACCTTGCGGGTCGAACTGCTCGGCTTGATCCTTAGCGACCTTCACCGTCACCGGCACCTCATCGGTGGTGCCATCCGGGTAGGTCACAACGACCACAGCCTTCTTATCACCAGAAGTGTCGGTCTTCGGCGCATCCTTCCAGGTGTACTTGGTGCCCTCCGGAAGCTCGTCCTTGTTCGCGATCGAGTCCTCAGCCTTCGGCTCGGAGTTCTTCGCAACCTCCTGGTCCTTGCCCTGCGGGTCGAACTGCTCAGCCTGATCCTTGGCAACCTTCACCGTCACCGGCACCTCATCGGTGGTGCCATCCGGGTAGGTCACAACAACGACAGCCTTCTTATCACCAGAAGTGTCGGTCTTCGGCGCATCCTTCCAGGCGTACTTGGTGCCCTCCGGAAGCTCATCCTTGTTCGCGATCGAATCCTCAGCCTTCGGCTCGGAGTTCTTCGCAACCTCCTGGTCCTTACCCTCCGGGTCGTACTTGCCAGCCTGGTCGGTTACCTTCAGCGGCACAACGTCGGTGTGCTCGGTCTCGTTGCCGTCCTGGTCCACCAACGTGTAGGTGACGGTGACGTTCGGCTTTTCCTCAGAAGCGTCAACTGTCTTCTTCGGCGTACCGATGATCTTGCCGTTCTTGGGCTCCAGCCCCTCCGGAAGGCCCTCAACCTTGATGGAGTCCTTCTTCAGCTCGAAGCCTTGCGGCAGTTTGTCAAAGCCTTCCGGCTTCACTTCCTGCTCGTACGGCTCACCGACAACACCGTCGGACAGCTTGGTGTCCGTCACCGTGATCTTGGTGACTACCTGCTCCTTACGCTTCTGCGCGACGGGCTTCTTCTCGGTCTTCTCAACGCGCTTTTCCGGATCTTCTTCGTCCGGGTTCTTGTAGACCGGGTTGCCGTCGTCGTCAAGCACCGGCACTTCCTGCTCCACCATGACCTCGACCTCGCGAGTCACGATGACCTCGGTGGTGCCCGGGGTGGTCGGCTTGCCGGTGATCTTGCCGGTCTTCGGGTCGATCTCAAGATCCGCTGGCAGATCCTTGGCGGAGAACACTGGTTCCGTGCCCTCCTTCATGTTGTCCGGCAGATCCTTGAACAGCGGCGTGACATCGTTATCCGGGAAATCGGTTCCCACCGACCCCAACGGCAGCGGCTCAGGAACAACAGCGGTGAAGGAGTCTGCAATCTCCCAACGATCAGACGGCTCACCGGAAGCCGGGTCAACAGAAACCAGCGCAGCGGTGTAGACGGTGGTCTTCCTCAGGTCTTCAGGAGCCTGGAAATCACAAGACTTGAGCGCACCCTTGTCGTCGCTCTTGATCTTGCATAGCGCATCCTTGATCTCGGTCTGGGTGCCGTCCGGGGTGGTTGCGTACCAACGGATTGCGTACTCCGTGTTCGGCAGCAGGCCGGACGTCTTCGTGGTCACCTTGGAGCCCGGACGACCCTTGTTGTCGTAGGAGTTGTACTCCGGAATATCGAAGATCGGCTGTGCAGTCATCAACGGGAACTGCAGACCGTTCATGTTCGCGCCAGCAATAACGGTGCCCTGGTCGCCGTAGTTCATGAACATGTTGGCGACGAACGCAGAGTTCTTCACGTCGCGGCCCTCAATGTTCGGGTAGATGTACATGTAGTCAGTGTTGATATGGCGCACGTCGTACAACGAAGCGCCGGTAAACACGTTGACCCACTGGTTCTGATAGTCCTCTGCGACCTTGCCCCAGTCTTCGTCGCTGACCACATTGTTCACACCGAAGTTGGCCTTGTCGCGCGAGTAGCCCAGTGTGCCCTTGAACGGCAAGTAAATCGTGCCGTCGTCCTTAGACGGGGCAACCACGGTCTCTGCAATGTGGGAGCCTTCGCCGTGCTCATCCTGGTACGCCTTGATGATGCGTTCCTGGTTCGCACGCTCCTGCTCAACGGTGTAGTTCGGGTTCTCGTTCTTCCAGGCGTCAATCTGACGCGCGACTTCGTCGTTGAGGTACGACGCGACAATCTCGATTCCGCCAGCGGCGCGATCGCCGCGGCTCGGCTGGTACTTGTAGTAACCCGGCAAGGTACCGGCAGACTCACCAGTCTCCCACCACACCATGGACTCGTTCGGGTGGGCAATGCTCTTGATCGCGCCAAAGTCTCCGTAGTACGGGAACTGACCATCAACCGTCGGCTCACCAGTCTCGCCATCGAGGGCTCGGGTCCAATCCTTCTCCGGCTTAGCCAACCAACCAACGTGGTTCGGCTTCTCTTCCAGCACAAAACGGCCGTTGGTAATACGGGAACCAGCAGGGCCTGCAGTAAAGTTCCAAGATTCCTGCACACGGTCCGTAATCGAGGTGTAACGACCCGAGTTGAAGTCACCCGCGGCAACCACCGAGTACTTGCTTGGATCCGGGTTCTCGCCCCACACGCGGACGCGAACGCCACCGGCGGCCAGCCAGAACGGCGGCGCGTCGACCTCGTTGGTCACGTTTTCAGACAGGTCGAAGGAGAAGCGACCCTCGGAATCGGTCGTGGTATAGAACGTCGGCGAGACCTCACCGTTCTTGGTCACGTACTGCAGGTAGATGACATTGCCCTTGAGCGGCTCATTGTTCGAAGACAAGTCATCGTGGCGGCCATCCTTATTGATGTACGCCCAGCCGTGATAGCCATAGAAATCACGCCAGCCACCCTTAGTAAAGATGGCGTTTGGCACCTGCTTGTTCTTACCCTCGCCTTGCTGGGCGCCCTTGTCAGCGCTTGAGGCAGGAGCAGCAGAAGCCGGCGGGTTGTCTTGTGCAAACGCAACAGGTTGAGCCAGCGGGGCCACCAGTGCAAAGGACAACGCCGCGGCGGCAATCGAAGTGCCGCGACGTGCCGTGATGCTCTTTCGCATATGTTTCTTCCTTCTTCCCGAAGATCTGAATGTCCAGAAAGTTGTGTCCGTGCCCGTCAATAAGGTGCACAGACCTTTCCCGAAACTAAACAATATCGACAGGAGTGCACCGTTCCGGGAATCCTTTTTCGCAAGAAACTTGCACAATTCCGCCCGCATTCAGCGCCTATTCGGCCGGAATCCACGGCAGCCTGCATCGACTCAAACTGAAGCCCCATCTCCGGCCGGTTACTTTTCTTTTGGTTAAATCATTTTAAGAATGGATTGATAACGGCCCTATTTCTTTTGACTTTCGACAGCAGCCAAGCGGATTACCGTCGAACATTCCTTGAGCTTCAGCGGGAATAAAACCCAAACACATCGAACGAAACACAAACGTAGCGCTCACGATATTTGCATCAGACCTTTAGTTCAGTGTCTTATCCGGTAATTGCCGAAACGAGTTCCTCCCTGAGTTTTTCCAGACAAAGATCAGCCAAAGGGGTGGCGAGAAATCTCCAAGAAGCGCGAAACGCCCCCTAATAGGGGCGTTCTAATAGTTGATATAAGGCGGTCTACTGTGAGTTTTCCACACAGAAGCCGAGGTAGACCGACGGAAACTTCGGTGCTTTCGCCTCAAGCGTGCCGATCCATAAAGGGACTAGCTCGAGAGCCACATCAGGAGTTTTCAGTACGCAGACGCTGCCTCATATCACCGATAAAGCGACGTTCAGTCTCGAGCGAAAAGCGAGCATGAATCAGTTTGCGGCTCCGAGTCAAGGCCACCTGTTCATATTTACAGACGGCAAAGAGCTGCGGAAGAGCGATATCGCAGACAAACGTTTCCCATGTGTCCAAGTCGAATTGAGGGCTATCCTCCCGCTTATCCCACACACCTTCAGCCTGAACGGTGTAATACACCTTCGCCGGCTCGTTTAAAGCAAGGTTCAACCGAACCTTCACCACATCTTGAGCGTTTGCCTCATTAAGAGTCGGAAGCTGTGCGCCGAGACTCAACGGGGCCTTTCCATGAGGATTGGGGCCGTTCGGCGTTGGAACCACTGCCACTGCGGGAGTGCTAAATGTTGAGTGGCTAAAGAACCTGTTGGACAGTTCGTAAACATTGTCGACCACTTGAATCACCTGTGTATCGGTTGGAAATCCGACGTGACATATTCTTCAAACTCTCGAGCCAGATCGATATCTTCACTCACCAATTCGACATCGTAAGTGGCTTCTCGAGTGTCATACTGCGCTCGCCGTGCACGCTCCTCCGTGATAGTCGGATATGAATCACGCTTAAAAACGACGATACTTACGAAACCATCAATCGCCTCCGCGTAGTCCGCCAAGGTTTGAAGCTGCAGGTTGGATACGGGATTGATGGATTCAATTTGGCTCACCCTCGCCTTGGACAATCCGCCCATTCGCTCGCCGACTTGCTCTTGCGATAATCCACGTTCCTTACGCAAAGTCCGCATACTGTGGATAAGCTCAATGAACACCTCCTGCTGGTCAATGCCAGCTTTATCTTGTTCATACAACTGATCAAGAATGCTGTTCATCTTGAATTTCACCTCCATCTCAACAAAGTCAATATATAGCTTAACTTACTGACGTTATATCCAGCTAGCCTAGTCTGCATACATTGTGGGGTCGGGTGGTCTGACTTGGCTCTTTTCATCAGCCGCGAATCGAGTAACCGAAACCATGGCTCTGGCAATATCCTTTGTCTGCCGACCTCGTCGCATCTGATCTTTCGTGCCACCACCACCCACAATGACTCGGTTCCGTGGTTTCCCCTCCAGGTCAGAGACATCGCTGAAGTAGACCCGGTGAGCCGACGCCGGATGGTCGTGCTGGCTGTATAACTCCCCCATCCAGATCAGACTTACATCGCTAGGCAATTGCGCCGGTTCAACTTTCCTCCCTACAGGAATTCGATGTACTCCATCCTCGTTTACGACTGAGTCCGAAAGCTCAACGTTATCCGATTCGTCGAGGCAGCTCCCAGGCCTGTTTAGCCAGTTAAGTTTGGCAAGAAAGTCCCCTGCTGACCTTCGCATATTGACGCGGCGCTTTTCGATCTTTTCGAAGCCACGCGATGTATTCAGCGAATTCCTCGGTGACGTCCCAACGTTTACCGCCGTCATCACTATGCTCAGTTGGGATGTAGCAATGGGGCTGGCTGCCAAACTCCGGTGGATCGGACTCAAGAGGATTCAGCGACATACCCACATACTATTGCGCCGGTACCCTATCGATCATCAACGATTCGAACATAGTTTCGACACCGTTTATTTTCGAAGTCCCGGTGCCCGTAATCATGTTCAACCGCAGAAGTCCCATCAAGGCTTCTTACTGCTCAGCCCGTCCTTATCCACCTCTGGCCCGCACTGCGTGTAGATCAGCGCACTGAGCGCCACGCCGAACGCCAGGAGGCCCGCGCCAGCCAGCGCGATCTCCGGGTTCTTCACGCCGGACTGGCCACCAGGGCCGAACGCGTCGGCCATCGCCTTGCGCATCGGAGCAAGCGCCTGCTGCACGCCAGGGATCTCCTGCGCCGCGATACCCAGCGGCAGCAGCAACAGCAGCGGCACGCCAGCCGCGACGGACACCGCGATGCACTTCTCCACTTCCCAACGCTTCGGATCCTCGGACGGGGCCATCGTGGTTGGGGTGGTTGGGGTGGCAGGCGTAGTGGTCTCGGTTGGCTGCTCCGGCTCCGTGGTCGGGGTCGGGGCGGGCACGGCGAACGGGTTCGTGCGCTGTTCCAACTCGTCGAGGTTGGACACGCCGTCACCGTCGGCGTCCGCTGTGCGGTCGAGCAGTGGGTGCTTGTGGGCGTCGAGAAGCTCGAAGGCAGCTGTGGCCAGCTCAACACGGCCGTCTTCGTGCTCGACGATGACGTTGACCGCCGGGCGAAGCACGTGCTGGAAGTCCACCGCGAACTGGGCCCACACAGGCGGGCGCAGCTGCACCACGCCGTCGCGGGCGCTGCCGTAGGCCTCCTCGAAGAGCGCGGCCAGGAACTCCTGCGACGGCGCAACCGCGTGGATCTGGCCGGTGTTCTCGTCGAGGGTGAACTCCCAGCCGTGCGCGCCGGCCGGGGCGTGCATCTCGTAGCTGCGCACCAGCGCCAGCGAGTCGGCGAACGGGTCGCGCGTCATGGCGCGTCCGCCCATGTCAACCGGCACGCGGCCGAGCGCGCTGTTCGGATCCGCGTAGTTCGCGCGGGCGTCCGCCGGCGGGGTTGGGGCCGCCGAGGTGGTCGGAACTGGGGTGGTGCCCGGCGCGGTCGCTGGGGTGGTCGGGGCCTGCGAGGTCGCCTCGCTTGTCGACGTCCCCTTCGTCGGCACCGGTGCTGGTTCAGGCGTCGCGGTGGACGTCGGCACCGTCGCCGTAGGAGCGGCGGAGGTCGGTGTGGTGGAGGTCGGCGCTGTCGTCGTGACCGGGGCGGCCACGCGGACGCGCACCGGGATCACGTCGGAGGAGCCGTCCTTGTAGCGCACCGTGATATCGAAGACCACGGTGCCCGGGGTCGCGTCCTTCGGCGCGTGCAGCTTCACCGCGTCGCCTTCGACGGTAACGCCCCAGTCCAGCGGGCCACCGACGGAGACCTCTGCATCCTTCGGCAGGGCATCGCCCAAGTTGTCCAGTGTGAG is a window of Corynebacterium pseudogenitalium DNA encoding:
- a CDS encoding Rib/alpha-like domain-containing protein, whose product is MRKSITARRGTSIAAAALSFALVAPLAQPVAFAQDNPPASAAPASSADKGAQQGEGKNKQVPNAIFTKGGWRDFYGYHGWAYINKDGRHDDLSSNNEPLKGNVIYLQYVTKNGEVSPTFYTTTDSEGRFSFDLSENVTNEVDAPPFWLAAGGVRVRVWGENPDPSKYSVVAAGDFNSGRYTSITDRVQESWNFTAGPAGSRITNGRFVLEEKPNHVGWLAKPEKDWTRALDGETGEPTVDGQFPYYGDFGAIKSIAHPNESMVWWETGESAGTLPGYYKYQPSRGDRAAGGIEIVASYLNDEVARQIDAWKNENPNYTVEQERANQERIIKAYQDEHGEGSHIAETVVAPSKDDGTIYLPFKGTLGYSRDKANFGVNNVVSDEDWGKVAEDYQNQWVNVFTGASLYDVRHINTDYMYIYPNIEGRDVKNSAFVANMFMNYGDQGTVIAGANMNGLQFPLMTAQPIFDIPEYNSYDNKGRPGSKVTTKTSGLLPNTEYAIRWYATTPDGTQTEIKDALCKIKSDDKGALKSCDFQAPEDLRKTTVYTAALVSVDPASGEPSDRWEIADSFTAVVPEPLPLGSVGTDFPDNDVTPLFKDLPDNMKEGTEPVFSAKDLPADLEIDPKTGKITGKPTTPGTTEVIVTREVEVMVEQEVPVLDDDGNPVYKNPDEEDPEKRVEKTEKKPVAQKRKEQVVTKITVTDTKLSDGVVGEPYEQEVKPEGFDKLPQGFELKKDSIKVEGLPEGLEPKNGKIIGTPKKTVDASEEKPNVTVTYTLVDQDGNETEHTDVVPLKVTDQAGKYDPEGKDQEVAKNSEPKAEDSIANKDELPEGTKYAWKDAPKTDTSGDKKAVVVVTYPDGTTDEVPVTVKVAKDQAEQFDPQGKDQEVAKNSEPKAEDSIANKDELPEGTKYTWKDAPKTDTSGDKKAVVVVTYPDGTTDEVPVTVKVAKDQAEQFDPQGKDQTVETGKKPEPKDNVKDADKLPKGTTFKYKEDPDTSTAGDKPVTVIVTYPDGSTDEVEAKVVVQDKVTQADQHDPQGQDQTVETGKRPEPKDNVKDADKLPKGTTFKYKEDPDTSTAGDKPVTVIVTYPDGSTDEVQATVKVEDPKKEEPKPQQPKKSDADTYEPQVQDKTVAPNEVPEAKDHVTNIDELPEGTTFEYEKTPDTSTEGDKPVTIVATYPDGTTDKVNANVKVQKNATDADKNDPQGQDQKVKTGGTPDAKGNIKDADSLPKGTSFKYKENPDTSKPGVYDVTVVVTYPDGSTDEVQTTITVGTDAERFVPEYDKVTGVPVDGEKNTNDPFGTKAPVKSAEVKKPEGAEKWAFTPQENGVLTAKAPSMKDVSDEFKAKLPELKSSDVEKRWDKFFETFKPFARPAVEVDFTYEDDSTNSATANFDLIGKDGKSLLDPEGDFDGDGVTNEAEVKAGSDPANDGEKPDTTAPTVNPITAGDTKISGKGDRPNETIIVTLPNGKELETTTDANGNWSVNLPKGVELKQGDKINVRDGHGNKAETVTVAGKVNAGACAASAVGFGLPLIALLPLGLASQIQIPVLSDLAGQVEAQLQAANTRIQQQAGIFNPEMARQAERINAQLRTVGADLGMVVAGIALIAAGVLAGTFIYDACKPGGPSSSVKDLELKGSSGKTTKLSSESTTKDGKLTK
- a CDS encoding helix-turn-helix domain-containing protein is translated as MNSILDQLYEQDKAGIDQQEVFIELIHSMRTLRKERGLSQEQVGERMGGLSKARVSQIESINPVSNLQLQTLADYAEAIDGFVSIVVFKRDSYPTITEERARRAQYDTREATYDVELVSEDIDLAREFEEYVTSDFQPIHR